The Arachidicoccus terrestris genome includes the window CGGAACACTTGCTGGAAATTATGGTCGGTTATTCCTGCGGCGATCTGTTGCAAAAGAGTCTGCTTCTGAGCCCAAATGCCGGTTTTTGACCCCTGGGCATAAAGGACACCTGTCGCACCATTCAGCAGCAGGTTTAGATATAAAAGAATGCGCGTTCTTGTTATCATACAGGAAAATTACTCAGAAATTGGATGAGAACCAATAGTCTTGGGTAATTTTCATGTCTCTGAAACTATATGCCATAAAATCAGTAACTTCACTGACTATATTTTACTACGCCTTTTGTGAGATGACCAAGAAGTATATGGCAACAGTAGGGGCGAATTTATTTTAAACATCACCAGCTATGATATCCTATTCTAATTTTGCCTGCCGATACATTCGGAAGCATAATCTGATGGCTGTATTTTTAATGATAACGACAATGACTGCGATAATGCCAACAACGTATGCCCAGGTTTCATCTAAATTAAAGACGGACAAACATTTACAGACGGAACTGGCGCACCTGCTGCATGACTTTCACGGCACTGCCGGGGTTTATGTAGAGAATCTGCGTACAGGTAAAATCGCTACGGTGAATGCAGATACGATATTTCCGACGGCGAGCATCATTAAAGTGCCGATACTCCTGGGCATTTTCGATAAAATAAAGAAAGGCACTTTGCAATATAATCAACCATTATTATATGACACGTCCAGGTTCAGAGGAGGATCCGGACTGATGCAGTTTTTTAAAGACAGCACTAAAACAAGTCTGGATGTGCTCATATCGTTAATGATCGGGTACAGCGATAATGTAGCGGCGCTATGGTGTCAGGAATTGGCGGGGGGCGGCGCGGAGATTAACCAGTTGCTGGCCAGGATGGGGTTTAAGGATACAAGAGTAAATTCCAGAACGGCTGGCAGAGATAGTGCTTATCATCTGTACGGCTGGGGACAGACGACACCCCGGGAAATGGCCGGCATATTGAAACTGATCAGGTCCGGTAAAGCCATAGACAGGCGCAGCAGTGATTGTATGTATCGTCAGATGAGCCATATTTTTTATGATGGCTATGCGCTCTCACAAATACCGCCCTATATACAGACTGCTTCCAAACAGGGAATGGTCAATGATTCCCGTTCAGAACTCGTTATGGTGAATGCGCCCCATGGTGATTATGTCTTTTACATTGCTACTAAAAACAACCTGGATGAGCGCTGGGAAAAAGACTGCGAAGCCTGGGTGCTGGCCAGAAAGGTCTCCGCTTTATTATGGCATTATTTTGAGCCGAAAGAGGCGGCTAAATGGCATCCGGCCAAAGAGGCATTAAAGCTGGTGCCTTAATACCTCTTGTGCCGGATATATTCTTTGTTTGCCTAGTTAAGCCTAGTTAATCTCCAGGCGGCTGCGTTCCAATAATTTGCCGTCTTTATATATTTCGTAAGGGTACCAGCCGGTACGTAGGAAGCTGCTTTTACTCAATATGAGTTCGCTGTCCTCAAATCTGGGTATTTTAAACAACACAGAGGTGCCATTTTGTTTATAGATCGTCATCGAGTAATCTGACAGATCCCGCTCGGGGAATTTTAGGACAATATAGCCATCGGCATTAATGTATAGAAATTTAGAAACAGGTCTGAGTTCGGTTGTGGAACTAGCCATGGCTGCAACTGCATTATATTTAACGTATTGAATCGTACTGTCATTGACAAAATACAAGGTGTCACTCGTATTATTGATAACTGAATCTTTTAAGTGCTGAAGCTGCTTAAAGGCAAGTTTTCTGGTATTTGTTCCCGTGACCGTAATCATTTTACTGTTATTAAGTTGACCAAGCAGGTTGTCCGGTACAAATCCTGTAGCGATCTTTTTGGCTTTGGTAAAATAATAGCTGCCATTCGTAAGCATATAGTACAGACGGTAGTAATCCGCACCGGGTGCGGGTTTGTTGTCCGTATAGGCATTTGCTTCGAGGGTGAGGTTGTTGACAGAATAGATCGTCCGGAACCCTCTAATGCTGTCCGTAGAACGCTGGATATTCAATACTTTCAGACGCTCCCCGAAATTATTTTTCCAGGAAAGAACGGTTTGCTGTTTGGGCCCTTTCATAATATTAAAATCAGGAAGTGCGGGTTGTGCCAACAACGCTGTAGACATACAACAAATCCAAATCAGTAAAATGTATTTTTTTTCTATCATGTTTAACCTTTCTTGCAGGCAACAGAGGAAAACCTTCCTTTTGCCTTCTTTTGGATAAAATTGGGACAAATGTAATGCAAAATATGCTCCATTTATTGCCCCTGAGACGGGCCTTTCAATAACATAGTGTGTCTGGTGATAGAGAATCGTTACCCTGCAGACCACCTGTGTGTAAAAATAAAACCCGGCTATCCTCAGACAGTTCAGCGTTTTGTAAGTAATTTTTTAGTCCATAAAAAGCTTTTGCAGTATAGACAAAATCTAACGGAAGCTTAACAGTTTGATACGTTTTGTTCATAAAATTGATTAATTCCGGCGTTTTTTTCGCATATCCGCCAAAAGTATAATCAGTGATTATTTGGTAATTTTTACGGCAGTCCTGCTTATCAAGTAACGCCTCCATTTCGACCGTAATCGTATTTTGGTTATTGAGCACAGCCATTCCAATCACTTTCTGATAGGGCAGCGCCCCTTGAATCAATCCAGCCATGGTGGTTCCTGTACCGACGGCAGTGACAAGATGCGTGTAGTCCCAATAAGGGACCGCTTTTAACATGTCCCGGATACCAGCTGCACCTTGAATGCCATAACCTCCCTCCGGTATCCAGTAATAGTTGCCGTCAGGATCATGCATTGCCTGCATCCTTTGTTTATCCTTATAGTCCGTCCGGCTGACAAAGATGAGCTTCATGTTATAAGAGAGGGCATTTTCCAGCGTATGAGAGAGTACACTTGGTTTTTCACCACGTATAATGCCCATGGAAGTTAAACCTTTCATCCTGGCTGCATAGGCAGTTGCTACAATATGGTTGGAGTAGGCGCCCCCGAAGGTGGCAATGGCCTTTGCTCTGTTTTGCTCCGCCTGCTGAAGGTAACCTGAAAGTTTAAACCATTTGTTACCGCTAACAATTGTATGTATTTTATCCATTCGCAAAATGTCTACAGGCCACCGCTGATGCGCATGTGTGTCATTGGGCAGCGATTGTATTGGAATGACGGAAAACATCAGAAAATTTAATTGGAGTTGAAACGATAATATTTTAGTTTCGCCAAAGTTTAAACAAATTATCCAATTATGAAACAACCTACCCTGGTAATTTTAGCGGCGGGTATGGCAAGTCGTTACGGGAGCCTTAAACAGATACAATCTTTTGGACCTTCCGGTGAAACAATTATTGAATACTCTATTTATGATGCTATCCGCGCCGGGTTTAAGAAAGTGATTTTTATCATTAGAAAGGATTTTGTCGAAGATTTCAAGGAAATATTCGAACCTAAACTGAAGGGCAGAATTGAGGTAGACTATGTATTTCAAGAATTAACAGCCTATACTGACGGCTTTGATATTCCTTCGGAAAGAACAAAGCCTTTTGGTACTGCGCAGGCGATTCTTTGTTGTAAAGGCAAAATTGACGGGCCTTTTGCTGTGATCAATGCAGATGATTTTTATGGAGCTGACGCCTTCCAGAAAGCTTATGCCTTCCTGGATGCAAAAGTTGCTGATAATGTATATGGTTCTATTGCCTATAAATTGAAAAATACCCTGAGTGATAACGGATCCGTCTCCAGGGGAGAGATCATAACCAATGGTGATGGGCAGATGACAGGTATTGAAGAAAGATTGAAAATATATAAAAAAGACGGTAAAATTGTTTTTGAGGATGGTGACACTGAGACTGAAATGGCACCCGATACATTTGTATCTATGAACTTTTTCTGTTTTGATCCATCTTTCGTGGAACTGTGCGCCTCGGAGTTCCAACCTTTTTTGGAGAAGAATATCACCGATATTAAAAGCGAATTTCTGATGCCAAAAGTTGCAGACACATTTATCAAAGAGAAAAATGGTATTATTGATGTAATACCAACTGACGCTAAATGGTTCGGTGTCACGTATAAAGAGGATGCTCCGGTCGTAAAAAAAGAACTAGATGAACTCTTAAAAGCGGGTGTATATCCTGACAATCTGTGGGCATAATCAGATAATCTGTAGATAAACTCGGAAAACTGTAATTTTAAAGTCAGCCAGCCATCTATAGATTATAAAATATTAGCAAATGTTTTATAAAACATAACCTACCTTTATATTCTAAATTAAAAATAAGTAGTATATGGTAACCAAAAAATACAAAATCCTTCTTTGCGAGGATGACCAAAATTTGGGAATGGTTTTAAAGAACTACCTGGAACTCAATGATTACGAAGTGGTCCTGGAACGTGACGGCCGGCTTGGGCTGGCTGCCTTCCAAAGAGAAGGAGCTGATATTTGCTTATTGGACGTAATGATGCCTCATATGGACGGTTTTACATTAGCAGAGGAAATCCGGGATATAAATCCGGATGTACCTTTGTTCTTCCTGAGTGCCAAAACCATGAAAGAGGATATTATTCAGGGATATAAACTGGGTGCGGATGACTATATCACTAAACCCTTTGACAGTGAAGTTTTATTACTGAAGATAAAAGCGATTCTGAAACGGAACGAAGAGGTCAATAAAGAGAATGAGTATGTTGAATTTGATTTAGGTGGATTCCATTTTAACCCTCGTTTGCGTCAGCTAATACACGGAGATGAAACACATACGCTTTCTCCAAAAGAAAATGAACTCTTGAAAATGCTCGCCGAGCATAAAAACGATCTTTTACCCAGAGAGAAAGCATTGAAGAAGATCTGGGGTAGCGATACCTATTTCAATGGCCGTAGTATGGACGTCTATATCGCCAAGCTCCGTAAGTACTTAAAAGAAGATGATCAGATCGAAATTGTCAACATTCACGGCAATGGCTTCCGTTTGGTAGCGCCGTAACGCAGATAAGTTGGCTATTTTGCAATAAATGCCAATAAACAAAGAGCCGATTCATTTGATTTGAATCGGCTCTTTGTAATTAATGGGAATGGCTGCTCGTTATTTATGGTGTTTTTTACTCATGTAAAAAGTCAGCTTACCGCCACTCGTAATATCTGATTGTGTAATTGTTTTGCTGTCCAGTTTTTTACCATTGAGCTCTACTTTACTGACATAGACATTTCCAGGTGACTGATTGATCGCTTCTACAGTGAATGTCTTACCATTTTCCAGTGAAATACTGGCTGACTTCACCAGTGGACTGCCCAGACTGTAATGATCGCTACCCGGTGCGACTGGATAGAACCCAAGAGCGCTGAATATATACCATGCACTCATTTGTCCGGTATCATCATTACCGCCTAAACCATCCGGTCCGTTATGGTACTGTGATTTAAGGATCATTCTTACGGTGCTTTGCGTTTTCCAGGGTTCAGTGGTCCAGTTGTATAAATACGCGATATGGTGGGAAGGCTCATTGCCGTGCACATAGTTGCCGATCAGCCCATCTCTGGTGATATCTTCGGTATGCGCAAAATATTTATCGGGCAGATAGGTTGTAAATAGCGCATCCAGTCTTTTAATAAATGCTCTGTCTCCGCCTAGTAACGCAATGAGTCCTTTAGGGTCATGTGGCACATATAAGGTATAATTCCAGGCATTTCCTTCTATAAAACCTTCTCCAGAAGTTTCCAAAGGATCGAATTTCTTCCTGAACTGACCTGCCTTATTTTTGGGACGCATGTATCCTATGGAAGGGTCATATACGTTTTTGTAGTTTTGTGCTCTTTTTGTAAACTGCTGATATATTTGTTCATTACCCAGCTTTTTTGCCATTTGGGCTACACACCAGTCATCGTACGCATATTCGAGGGTCGTTGAAACAGAAGTGGCACTCATCGAATCTGGGATATACCCGTATTTTTCGTAAGCAGGAATATTATCATAGAGAGGATTAGTGGCCGTCGTTACGGCAGCCTCCAGCGCTTTTTTTGTATCAAATCCCGCAATATTTTTGGCAACGGCGTCTGCAAGTACAGAGACGGCGTGATAACCGGTCATGCACCAGCCTTCATTGGCATAGGTAGACCATACGGGCAACATGCGTATAATGCTTTGATCAAAATGCTTCAACATAGATTCTACCATGTCCCCGGCTCTTTTGGGTTGCAGGATGGTAAATAATGGGTGAAGGGCCCGGTGCGTATCCCAAAGGGAGAAAGTTGTATAATTGGTAAAACCTTCTTCTGCCGCGTTGTGTATCTGTTGATCCAACCCTTTATATGCTCCATCGACATCCATGTAAATGGTTGGATTGATAAAGCTGTGATACATGGCCGTGTAGAAATTGATCTTATCGGAATCACTGACTGTCTGTATTTTTACTTTTTCCAGTTGCTTTTCCCAGGCCAACTGCCCTTCATTTTTAATTTTGTTGAAATCCCAGCCGGCAGCTTCAGCTTTCATATTGTCCAGTGCGCCCGTGTAGCTGACCGGAGAGAGGGCCATTTTAATCTTGACTTTTTCTCCTTGAGTCGTATTAAAATTAAAATAAGCCCTGATGTCGTGTCCCTGGATCAGCGGAAAGTTTTTAGTTACATCAAACCTTCTCCAAAAACCGATGTATGGCTCATTGGTAGAATAATTCCTGTAGCCATAGCTTTTGAAGGGTTTGGAGAATCGCATGGCAAAATACTCCGTTCTGTTTTTAGCCCACCCGTTCGTCTGCCTATAACCGACAACGGTGGAGTCATCCAGAACCCGTATATAGGTCCAGACGTCTTTGCCAGGGTAATTGTATAAATTATAGGTCATATCCAGAATGATATGTGCGCTGTCTGAGGCCGGAAATGTATATTGATGCATACCCACTCTGGTCGTAGCGGTAAGCTCTGCCTTAATACCATAATCTTCCAGTTCAACACTATAATAATTGGCTGCTGCCGTCTCGGTCTTATGGGAAAAACGGGAGCGGAACCCGCTATCTGGATCTGTTGCTGTGCCGGGATTAAGTTGTAGCTTACCTACAGTTGGCATTACAAGGAAATCTCCGAGATCGGAATGCCCCGTTCCATTAAAATGTGTATGTGCGAACCCGACGATGGTCTTATCATCATATTGATAGCCGGCACAGTATTTATAGACATCAGGCACATACTTGCCGTCTACACTATAGGGAATGGTGTCGGTCTCTGGACTGAGTTGCACGGCACCAAAGGGAACGGTGGCTCCAGGAAAAGTATGCCCCATACGCTGTGTTCCGATTATGGGCTTGACAAATTGCACCAATGGCAGGTCCTTTTCAGATTGAGCAAAATTCGTTTCGGCTATAAGTGTTAGACAGCCTAACAGTATAACTGTTCTTTTTATCATTCTTTAATATTTAATGCTTACTTCAGTCACTGACCAATAGGTTTTTGGCTACTTCACTGCTGATCATAACAGGCGTGCGATTACCAATACGGATCACCATGGAATGGTCAAATTCCTGGATCTCTTTTACTTCGATCTTATCGTTTATGGTCATTTTGATTTTATCCAGATATTGTAGAAATGCTGTAGTATGATTGGCGACGCCAATCAGTCTGAAACTACCAGGCTCTTCCACCGTAATCAGCGGAAAGGTCTGGGACTGTGGCAGCTGTCCGTTCTTGTCCGGGATGGGGTCCCCATGGGGATCAAATTTTGGGAAACCGAGCAATTTATCTAACTGGCGGATCAGTTTATCGGATTGGATATGCTCTAATTGTTCAGCAATTTCGTGCACTTCATCCCAGGTGAAAGCCAGTTTGTTGACCAGAAAAGTTTCCCAGAGCCGATGCTTGCGGATAACTTTTAACGCCAGTGCTTCACCCTGAAGCGTCAATGCAGCCCCATCAATCCGGTTGTAATCAATCAGGTTCTTTTCATTTAATTTCTTGAGCATCTCTGTCACAGTTGCAGGGTTGATATGCAACATTTCTGCAATTGAAAGATTGGCAATCTTCCCTTTACTTTGTCTGGAAAGGGTGTATATAGTTTTTAAATAGTTCTCTTCTGTAAAGGAAATGGCTTGTTCCATAATAATAAAATTGAGTGCACGTTTAATACTGGTAAAGTTATCTTTATCTTCCGGGCAAACCTAATGATCATTCATGAAAGTTTGCGATTAGAAAAGACCTATTTTGCAGGTCATGAGAAGATATGTTAATCAGTCTTTTATGCACATTCAATCTGGCCTTATTAACTTTTTTATTGTTCTATCAAGAAAAGCCAGACCCGTCGAATGGGTCGTTTTAAGCCTACTGGGGTTGTTCCTGGTTCTCCCCGCCAGCAGCCATGCCCAACAGCTTCCGCAAGATAGTATAGAATTGCAAATTCAGAGGTTGGACAGCAGCTCGTTAGATGTTCATTTAGGATTTATTAGCAGTTTTCCTACAATTGATTCCTGTAAACATTATTTACAGTTACTTCCGGCAAAGTTACAAGCTGCAGGCTATATTGGTGCTTCTGTAGATTCTTTCTGGCAGGAAGATGCTCATCTTATGAAAGCTAGTCTTTATATAGGCCCAGCTTATAAATGGGCCGCAATAGAATTATCCGACGAAGAACAGGCAATTCTTGAAAGCCAGCGGATCTATCCCCGTGATATAGCCGGAAGCGTTGTCAAACCAGAAATCATTAGAACCATATTAGAGGGGCTCATCAATTATTATCTGGACCGGGGTTATCCTTTCGTCAGAACCCGACTGGATAGCGTCCGTTTTGAGCCAGCCTCCGGCCATCAAAATCAGATGAGCGTCAGGGCAAAGATATCAGTAGATAAAGGTCTCCGGTATACGATCGATACGATTCTGATTAAAGGAAACGCACAAGTTAAGCCCCGTTTCCTGAGCCAGTACCTTAATATTCATCCGGGAGAAGCTTTTAATCAGTCTAAAATACAGGCAGCTGACCGGTTACTTAAGAATCTGCCTTATGTTAAATGGAATGGCCCATCTCAAATTAGTATGGGTATTTCGGGAGCAACCCTGAATGTACTACTAGATAAAAAGCCGACCAACCAGATCGATGCGCTGATCGGTTTTATGCCAGCGGGCGGCGAACCGGGAGGCAAACTTCAGGTGACAGGCCAGGTTGCCTTATTGCTCAAGAACGCATTTGGCAGCGGAGAAATGATCAATATTAACTGGGAGCAATTGCAGCCACAGTCGCCTAACATCGCACTTGCTTTTCAACGCCCTTATATTATGCACTCGCCCTTCGGGCTGGATCTTAGCTTTAGTCTCTATAAAAAGGACTCCGCTTATGTGAATGTTGCAGCCAATATCGGAACTACTTATCAGTTTTCCCCTTTACAGACGGGCCGGATATTCCTGAATTTGGCTTCTTCCAGACTATTGGACGTGGATACGCTGACCATAATTGCGGAAAAACAACTACCCGAGATTATGGATGTCCATTCTGTAAACATGGGTCTGGGGTATCAGATAAATACAACAGACTACCGGTTCAATCCCCGAAGAGGCACAGAACTGGATCTGGAAGCCATTATCGGCAATAAGAAAGTCAAAAAGAACAACGCTATTACCCAGATTACTCCAGTAGACGGTTTTGACTATGCGAGCTTGTACGACACGGTTCCGTTAAGCAGTTATCAGGTGAGAGTTCGCCTGGCAGCGGCTAAATATTTACCTGTAGGCAAATATGGTGTCCTCAAACTGGCAGCGAATGGAGGGCTGTATCAAAGTGCTCACATTTTCGTAAATGAGATGTTTATGGTAGGAGGATATGAGTTGCTCCGGGGATTTGATGAGCAAAGCATTTATGCGACCTCATATGGAATAGGGACGCTGGAATACCGGTATCTGATTGGCCAAAACTCGTATTTTTTTGGATTCTCTGATTTTGGGTATGCCGGCTATCACAATCACATAAAGAATATAAATAACGGGTATCTAAGTTTCGGCCTGGGAATGGCCTTTGAAACAAAGGCTGGCATTTTTAATTTTAGTCTGGCCACTGGTAGAGGGGGAGGTAATAGTTTTGGCCTGAATCAGGCCAAAGTACATATTGGCTATGTGACCGTGTTTTAATATCAAAAAATCCGCAAGCGTTTAACACACCTGCGGATTTTTTATTATAATAAAGTATATATCCAATTATGCGACCGCTTTTTTTACCAGATCAGCAGCTTCGCTCAATAAAATAGCTGACTGAACTTTCAAACCACTTTCATCAATAAGCTTTTTCGCTTCTTCTGCGTTAGTTCCCTGCAGTCGTACGATAATGGGAATTTCAATATTGCCGAGTTTATTAAAGGCTTCAATGACACCTGCGGCCACGCGGTCGCAACGAACGATACCACCGAAGATATTGATCAGAATAGCCTTGACATTAGGGTCCTTCAAGATAATCCTGAAGCCAGCTTCAACAGTTTCTGCATTGGCAGTGCCGCCTACATCCAGAAAGTTGGCAGGATCTCCACCGCTGAGTTTGATCATATCCATCGTTGCCATGGCCAGGCCTGCACCGTTAACCATACAACCCACATTACCGTCCAGTTTAACAAAGTTCAGGTTGTATTGGCCTGCCTCAACTTCAGTAGGATCTTCTTCTGTGACATCTCTGAGGGCCTCGATGTCCGGATGGCGCATCAATGCATTTTCATCAATATTAAGTTTACAATCGACTGCAATGATTTTATCGTCGGATGTTTTAAATAATGGGTTGATTTCCAGCATGGAAGCGTCCGTTCCAATATAGGCGTTATACAGATTGGTCACGAATTTGACACAATTTTTAAAAGCCTGACCGGAAAGACCGAGATTAAAGGCAATTTCACGAGCCTGGTAAGGCATCAGTCCACCACCTGGGTAAACCCATTCTTTAAAAATCTTCTCCGGTGTTTTTTCAGCGACTTCTTCAATGTCCATACCGCCTTCGGTACTATACATAATGACATTTTGTCCTTTGGAGCGATCCAGCAGGATAGAAAGATAGAATTCTTTGATCGGCTGGTCACCCTCATAGTAAGCATCTTTAGCGACAAAGATCTTATTTACTTTTTTCCCTTCAGGCCCCGTTTGCTTGGTGACAAGTACACCTCCCAGGATATTACGTGCAACGGCAGCTGCTTCCTCAGCACTTTTAACTACTTGAACACCATGCTGTTCTGTTCCCTGTATGGTCCCTTTACCACGTCCGCCGGCATGGATTTGTGCTTTGATAACGGCGAACTTACTGTTGGTTTCCGATTTTATCTGACGATAGGCCTCTTCTGCGGCCATTACGGAGTCAGCTGAGATGCCTTCCTGTACAGGTACATTATATTTTTTCAATAATTCTTTTGCCTGGTATTCATGCAAATTCATAAGACTACATTTAAGATTTATAGTGGCACGAAGATAAGCCAACTCGACCAATGTGCAAAGGTTGATTTCTAACTTGATCGTTTCCTTTAAGGTTTGTCACCGTGACTGAACAGAGAAAATTTCAGCCGTTAAAATCGACTGAGGTCTTTTAGCGCGACTTTTCCTTCATAAATGGCTTTACCGACAATAGCTGCCGCACAACCAATGTCTGCCAATGCTTCCAGATCGGTCATAGAACTGACACCTCCACTGGCAATGAAGTATAGTTCAGGAAATTGTTTTATAATGTCTTCGTACAAGGGAAGGGAAGGTCCTTGTAAAAGCCCATCCTTGGAGACATCTGTACAGAAGATGTTTTTTATCCCTTTTTTGTGGTATTTTTTAATAAAATCAAATACAGACAGATCAGTCGTCTCCAGCCAACCGCCTATTGTAATGAGTTCATTTTTCACATCTGCTCCCAGTAGGAATTTATCTGCACCATATATGTCGATCCATTCAGTGAACAGTGCTTCATTTTTAACGGCGATAGATCCTATGGTGGCGTATTTAGCTCCGGAACTGAGTACAATCTCAACATCATTTTCGGTTTTAATACCACCGCCAAAATCAATGTTCAGGTTCGTCGCCGAAGCAATATTTTCCAGTACCTTCCAATTGGTTACTTTACCGGCTTTGGCACCATCCAGGTCGACGAGATGCAGCCTGTTGAGGCCAGCGGCTTCGAAAGCCTGTGCTACTTCAACCGGGTTTTCATTGTATATGGTTTTCTGATTATAATCGCCCTGGGTCAGACGGACACATTTGCCGTCAATCAGGTCTATGGCGGGAATGATTTGCATATATGAAATTAAGTATTTTGATGATCGTTAATAAAGAATGCGCAACAAAATTGGGGTGTTGCGCATTCTTTTATCTATTAATTAGAACTATATGATCTTATCCAATTTTTGCCTGCAGATTTTTATCCAGTGCATCAAGGAATTCCTCCGTGGTCAGATAGTGTTCTCCAGCTTTAACGTCTTTACCGTACACGCAAATAGCGAGATCTTTGGTCATTTTGCCACCTTCAACGGTTTCAATACAAACTTTTTCCAGGGTATTGGCAAAATCGATCAGCGCTTGATTGTCATCCAGCTTACCACGGAATGCAAGGCCTCTGGTCCATGCAAATATGGAGGCAATCGGGTTGGTAGAAGTCTTGTTGCCTTTCTGATGTTCACGGTAATGGCGCGTAACGGTACCATGTGCTGCTTCCGCCTCCATGACTTTTCCGTCAGGGGTAACCAAAGTTGAGGTCATTAGACCTAAACTGCCAAACCCTTGTGCAACGGTATCGCTCTGTACATCACCATCGTAGTTTTTACAGGCCCATACGAAATTACCATGCCACTTTAAAGCAGAAGCCACCATATCATCGATCAGGCGATGCTCATAGGTAATACCTGCGGCTTCAAATTTAGCTTTGAATTCATTTTGATAGATC containing:
- a CDS encoding nucleotidyltransferase family protein; amino-acid sequence: MKQPTLVILAAGMASRYGSLKQIQSFGPSGETIIEYSIYDAIRAGFKKVIFIIRKDFVEDFKEIFEPKLKGRIEVDYVFQELTAYTDGFDIPSERTKPFGTAQAILCCKGKIDGPFAVINADDFYGADAFQKAYAFLDAKVADNVYGSIAYKLKNTLSDNGSVSRGEIITNGDGQMTGIEERLKIYKKDGKIVFEDGDTETEMAPDTFVSMNFFCFDPSFVELCASEFQPFLEKNITDIKSEFLMPKVADTFIKEKNGIIDVIPTDAKWFGVTYKEDAPVVKKELDELLKAGVYPDNLWA
- a CDS encoding response regulator transcription factor, coding for MVTKKYKILLCEDDQNLGMVLKNYLELNDYEVVLERDGRLGLAAFQREGADICLLDVMMPHMDGFTLAEEIRDINPDVPLFFLSAKTMKEDIIQGYKLGADDYITKPFDSEVLLLKIKAILKRNEEVNKENEYVEFDLGGFHFNPRLRQLIHGDETHTLSPKENELLKMLAEHKNDLLPREKALKKIWGSDTYFNGRSMDVYIAKLRKYLKEDDQIEIVNIHGNGFRLVAP
- a CDS encoding BamA/TamA family outer membrane protein, whose protein sequence is MHIQSGLINFFIVLSRKARPVEWVVLSLLGLFLVLPASSHAQQLPQDSIELQIQRLDSSSLDVHLGFISSFPTIDSCKHYLQLLPAKLQAAGYIGASVDSFWQEDAHLMKASLYIGPAYKWAAIELSDEEQAILESQRIYPRDIAGSVVKPEIIRTILEGLINYYLDRGYPFVRTRLDSVRFEPASGHQNQMSVRAKISVDKGLRYTIDTILIKGNAQVKPRFLSQYLNIHPGEAFNQSKIQAADRLLKNLPYVKWNGPSQISMGISGATLNVLLDKKPTNQIDALIGFMPAGGEPGGKLQVTGQVALLLKNAFGSGEMININWEQLQPQSPNIALAFQRPYIMHSPFGLDLSFSLYKKDSAYVNVAANIGTTYQFSPLQTGRIFLNLASSRLLDVDTLTIIAEKQLPEIMDVHSVNMGLGYQINTTDYRFNPRRGTELDLEAIIGNKKVKKNNAITQITPVDGFDYASLYDTVPLSSYQVRVRLAAAKYLPVGKYGVLKLAANGGLYQSAHIFVNEMFMVGGYELLRGFDEQSIYATSYGIGTLEYRYLIGQNSYFFGFSDFGYAGYHNHIKNINNGYLSFGLGMAFETKAGIFNFSLATGRGGGNSFGLNQAKVHIGYVTVF
- a CDS encoding metal-dependent transcriptional regulator; translation: MEQAISFTEENYLKTIYTLSRQSKGKIANLSIAEMLHINPATVTEMLKKLNEKNLIDYNRIDGAALTLQGEALALKVIRKHRLWETFLVNKLAFTWDEVHEIAEQLEHIQSDKLIRQLDKLLGFPKFDPHGDPIPDKNGQLPQSQTFPLITVEEPGSFRLIGVANHTTAFLQYLDKIKMTINDKIEVKEIQEFDHSMVIRIGNRTPVMISSEVAKNLLVSD
- a CDS encoding GH92 family glycosyl hydrolase — its product is MIKRTVILLGCLTLIAETNFAQSEKDLPLVQFVKPIIGTQRMGHTFPGATVPFGAVQLSPETDTIPYSVDGKYVPDVYKYCAGYQYDDKTIVGFAHTHFNGTGHSDLGDFLVMPTVGKLQLNPGTATDPDSGFRSRFSHKTETAAANYYSVELEDYGIKAELTATTRVGMHQYTFPASDSAHIILDMTYNLYNYPGKDVWTYIRVLDDSTVVGYRQTNGWAKNRTEYFAMRFSKPFKSYGYRNYSTNEPYIGFWRRFDVTKNFPLIQGHDIRAYFNFNTTQGEKVKIKMALSPVSYTGALDNMKAEAAGWDFNKIKNEGQLAWEKQLEKVKIQTVSDSDKINFYTAMYHSFINPTIYMDVDGAYKGLDQQIHNAAEEGFTNYTTFSLWDTHRALHPLFTILQPKRAGDMVESMLKHFDQSIIRMLPVWSTYANEGWCMTGYHAVSVLADAVAKNIAGFDTKKALEAAVTTATNPLYDNIPAYEKYGYIPDSMSATSVSTTLEYAYDDWCVAQMAKKLGNEQIYQQFTKRAQNYKNVYDPSIGYMRPKNKAGQFRKKFDPLETSGEGFIEGNAWNYTLYVPHDPKGLIALLGGDRAFIKRLDALFTTYLPDKYFAHTEDITRDGLIGNYVHGNEPSHHIAYLYNWTTEPWKTQSTVRMILKSQYHNGPDGLGGNDDTGQMSAWYIFSALGFYPVAPGSDHYSLGSPLVKSASISLENGKTFTVEAINQSPGNVYVSKVELNGKKLDSKTITQSDITSGGKLTFYMSKKHHK
- a CDS encoding serine hydrolase, producing MTAIMPTTYAQVSSKLKTDKHLQTELAHLLHDFHGTAGVYVENLRTGKIATVNADTIFPTASIIKVPILLGIFDKIKKGTLQYNQPLLYDTSRFRGGSGLMQFFKDSTKTSLDVLISLMIGYSDNVAALWCQELAGGGAEINQLLARMGFKDTRVNSRTAGRDSAYHLYGWGQTTPREMAGILKLIRSGKAIDRRSSDCMYRQMSHIFYDGYALSQIPPYIQTASKQGMVNDSRSELVMVNAPHGDYVFYIATKNNLDERWEKDCEAWVLARKVSALLWHYFEPKEAAKWHPAKEALKLVP
- a CDS encoding 1-aminocyclopropane-1-carboxylate deaminase/D-cysteine desulfhydrase, encoding MDKIHTIVSGNKWFKLSGYLQQAEQNRAKAIATFGGAYSNHIVATAYAARMKGLTSMGIIRGEKPSVLSHTLENALSYNMKLIFVSRTDYKDKQRMQAMHDPDGNYYWIPEGGYGIQGAAGIRDMLKAVPYWDYTHLVTAVGTGTTMAGLIQGALPYQKVIGMAVLNNQNTITVEMEALLDKQDCRKNYQIITDYTFGGYAKKTPELINFMNKTYQTVKLPLDFVYTAKAFYGLKNYLQNAELSEDSRVLFLHTGGLQGNDSLSPDTLCY